taattattaactaccATAAATCCGTAGAGAATAAAAGAATAagtgatgttttttttttgaatctgtTGTGATGATAAGAATGCAAGTGTTTGTGTACACAAGTTGACGGCTTTTGAAAAATGAGTGAATGGAGGCCAACCATGTGGACGCATGGTTATGCATTGAGCGATTGAATGCtaggttatatatatatcatatatatttaaatacataaaatttattttctaggTAATCATAATGGACGTAGAACAATACGACGACGTGGTGCTCTCCACTGTCGGTGCCGAGACAGTGGCCCCCGCTCCGTCAGCAGAATTGccggaaataaaattgttcgGGCGATGGAGCTGCGATGAAGTACAAGTCAGTGATCTGTCTCTGCAAGATTACATTGCAGTGAAAGAGAAAAATGCGAGATATTTGCCGCATTCTTCAAGACGTGATGCTTCCAAACGGTTCCGCAAAGCTCAATGCCCAATTGTTGAGCGATTGACCAACTCCTTGATGATGCACGGTCGTAAcaatggtaaaaaattgttGGCTGTAAGAATTGTCAAGCACGCACTTGAAATTATCCATCTTCTTACTGGAGAAAATCCTATTCAAGTgagtaattgattttaaatattttatttttaaacaatactACAATTAGTCgactttcaataatttttgaatttttttcaaaacgataaattaaaaataaaatattttttttttatgagtaaatatagcagacatcatttaaattaaaaattataaataattaaaaaagtaatatttttaaaaaatgcacttattaatttttaaatttttttaatgcgcatttttttttttttttttttttcaatttaattttatcaattaattactctacttattgataatttaaaatttatctgatgtttgctacattcacactcatgttTTTTATCCgccaacttcaggatcatatttctacgatactgaagttagccatgagtatgaatgttattgacaagtgagaattttttttcattttttcaataaaaaaatgaaatgttagtagaataaaaatttaaaaatgcgtatttggatcaacaaaaaattcttacgcgcatttttttaaatttcattatttttaacttgttatttcttttcttaaaattcatgtctgctacattcacacttattTATAAGTCAGTATCtgataatttctaaatttttctgaaaacaataaataataaaaacaaaatatgtcAGAAAATTGCactaatagttttttaaaattttctacgtctgcataattgtatttttttttttttaaattgttaaagaaaaaaaaaaaaagaaaaatttttgtctgctaacttcagaatcatatttttaaatgattatttgagattaataaattattaattattgtctaGGTTTTGGTTACTGCCATCATTAATTCTGGACCACGTGAAGACTCTACACGTATTGGACGTGCTGGTACCGTTCGTCGTCAAGCCGTTGATGTGTCACCCCTTCGTCGTGTAAACCAAGCAATCTGGTTGTTGTGCACCGGAGCTCGCGAGGCATCTTTCAGAAACATCAAAACAATCGCTGAGAGTCTTGCTGACGAGCTCATCAATGCCGCCAAGGGTTCTTCGAACTCCTACGCGATCAAAAAGAAAGATGAACTTGAACGTGTTGCTAAATCCAACCGATAAGTCTTTTTCATTGTAAccacatcaataaaaaatttaaattctttacaaaataaattttattacttatccttaattaaaattaattacaaattttaattatatttatttactcttactctaattttaatttgcatCAATACCTACTACCTGTCGGTAAAGAAGAACTCGCCTGAAGTTATCCTCAATTCAacctctaatttttttattttttaaacttcaatcAGCTGCAGTGCAGAGCTCAAGCTGTCGTTCTGTAGCTTCTGTCtaatcatataatttatttatttaataaacaatggCCGGTGTTCTAAAGaaggtaattattaaaattaattaacaaagaattgataaataatttaaaaaattaaaatcttgcTAGTGATTTGTTTGATTACACAACTGGTCATAACCTCACTTTTGTATGAGTAGTAGCAGATATtcgacaaatttaaaattttaaacaaacagAAATctaagaattcaaaaaattcactACTAATTCAAATTCCAAAAACGcgcagtttttatttttatttaattcaagttccatgaattaaaaaataatttttcaaatatctgctGTACTAActtatggattttattatattaattatttactgaaaattttttgtatttttagtcGACCTTTTTAAAAGGACTTGAAGTTGCAAAAACTCCCCACCATTCGCTGACAAATATTTACACAAGAATCCTACGAGTGCTTGCTAAATTCCCGTCTTCATCAGCATACCGTATAAGTACTGAGCAAATTGTCAAGGAACGTGCCGCAATAGTTAAAGAAGTatgtaatcattaatttatttaaaatatcgcaattaattatcatttattattattacaattatttataagtataacgGTGATGTTAATTAAGTGtctaattaaaatgtaacagACTCCCGACGTAGAGGCTCTGGAGAAGAAAATAGGATGTGGTCAAGTAGAAGAGTTAATAATACAAGCTGAAAATGAGTTGCTGCTGGCTCGTAAAATGGTCGTATGGCAACCATGGGAGCCTCTGACTGAAGAACCGCCCAAGGATCAGTGGACTTGGCCACCTCACAAGTAATTTACCCACatttatatactatatatacatacatttagtAAAGATACATGTATTTAATATAGgcattgtttaataataatcatggtataaaatataaacttaatttaatgtaaatatacaACTAAATGTCATGGCAGATTAAATTATTGTGTGAACTGGAACCCTTTGAATGATTTGAATGTGGAATGTTCTAGGTTCCAGGTTGGTCTGAAAGTCGTTGAGTTTTAGAGTTTGGCGAGATCGACTGATGAACAGAACGAGCGATAAAAGTTTTTTGGttgttaaaataacttaaaattagcCGGTGTAACGAGAGCCGGTCTgttggtcttggtcttggtctttGTCTCAGTCTCGCTCATATGTCGGATAGCGGGAAAGTGCAGAGGCAGTGTGTAAGTATTGCTAAGTCGTTGGAGATAGAGTTGGCAATAGGAGAAAAGTACTGAGGAAAAACAAGTGGCCGCGAGGATCACGGTGTGTACGTATACCTGGTGCTCTTGTATTGGCTCGTTGGTCTCTACTATAACCATCTCTATCCTCTATCTGTAATATTCTATGCTATTATATGTACAGTCTTAAGTTGTAACAAAGTTGTAGTAAAGTCTGGATGTGTGTTGTGTGTGTGCAGAAGCCGAGTTGAGGGGGATAGGAGCGGTGGAGCGTCGGCGAGGAAGAGAGACAGCGCGAGTACTATCCAGGTAAGTCTTGAGCGAAAGGTGATAGAGGGGATGGAGAGAAAGAGCAAGAGAGATTGTAAGTAATAAGAAGGAGTAGAAAGATTGTGTCGGTGAGTCGGTCGGTCGTTGGATGCTCGCAATACCATGTCTTAGAGCTCTTAGAGAACGCTTTGCTGCCGCACTTGCCTCCGAGACATCGTCGACGCAATATCGCGCGCGTGTTTCTCGTCGAGGATGTAAACAAAGTTACGATCGTGCGTTCATGTTCACGCATGTTTTCATTCTTTCTCTCTTGCTCGCTCATTCTTATCGTTACCGTTGTCTTACGCGGGCTCGGGTACTCAGTATTTATACGGCAGTCTCGTTACACGCTCGTCGAGTTATACGTGCTGGAGTTAATAGTTACAGTCAATAGTGCgctaaagtttaaattacacCGCCTCCGTTGCCAGCCACGACCGTTCCAGCGAGTACTAGTGCCAATAGTTTATGGCTATTCCTTTGCTACCAGTACCGACGACATCAACGTCGACATCAGGAGCCAGCTAGTCAACTGGTGGTCACGTCCGCGGGTCAGTTAACTATACGACCAGCCTCGAGTTTACTACAACTGATCCTTTGTGAAACTTAGACGCGATTATTGTTGTATTGATTCGTAATAACTACTGGAGTAATCGCGGTACGTGTTGTTACTGTTGTGGAACGGTTTTGTATTATACACAGTGAATagtattgttattgttgttgttgttgtttttttttattgttattattatcatcatttgaGTTGGAATTGTAATCTTTGTTCCCTCGGAATCACCACCAGTTGCAGTAGCAACAGCACCAGCACTCCGAGGTGGACCTTTTACTGTCGAGAGGCTGAGCACAACCAACTTGGGTACAGTGAACCCCTTGGCCGTTTGTTGTCGGTCTATCTGTGTCGGATTGAAATATCGGTGGCGCCGTGGGAAAGGGATCACCGGCACGCCGTTGGCTCCATTATCGGTAAGTGTCGATTTCGTTCTCTACTCGTATCGTGGCTCTTGTAAACTCGCTTTCGGAGTGATTATGATGATGCCCATACATTTTTAACAGACATCTAGTATCCTAGATCTAAACTACTCCAATCCCACTTGATTGATCTTCAATCCCCATCCATCTCTACATCAACAActaattaaatctaaaaaaacaGAGTGTCATTTTCGCTCAGTCGTTTCCAGTCGTGTAATGTCGAGGATTCACTGACATTGGATTTTTCGTGGCATTAACGATGTCCTTGATTAACCACAAGTCACCTCGATCTCGACAATACAACACAATACATTGTATTAATATATGTCCGCAAGATATTTACACTATGTCATATTGTTTTCGTTATCTATTTACATCAGTATATTATTTCACACTCGATGTCAcgggttatttatttatttatttaaatttatccatGTTGTTATTACTGATTACTGACTATTGATGTCTATGCTACGTCATATTGTGGCCAATGCTATTTGCCAGCACTCAGCTGTGTATTCTAGGatattattgaatatatataactttcaCTGGCGTGCCAAAGTGTTATGAAACGATGTCGATTGTCACTGTGTGTACAGCAGTGTGTTGTATTGTATAGTCGAGTGTGCTCATGTGTCTCCACACGGCATACCAATAACTAAACtcggaaatatatataataactataataaaaatactgtatacttgtatacatatatgtaggaTATAGAGTATAGAGAGTAGAGGCTGTTCATTAAGCTACCGATTGCGGATGAGGTATAAAAGCGAGAGGATAGGAATAGATGGAATGCAAGTCGGTGTATGAGATTTTATCAGTAATGTCAAGCGCCCTTCGAGAGAGCGATCTAAAGGCGGTATATCGTCGATTGCAAAGTAAAGAGGAGCAACCGAGTAGAGGGTCTACTGTCTACTGTGGTGAGACCCTAAGGAATTTACTCTCCCGCCCTTCTCTTCTTCTTCGTCTCTTCTCTCTCGGACACCCTGGAAAATGAACCGTGGTCCCAGCCTCCGTGGATGTGCAAGTAGAGGGCTGGAGCAGGATAGAGCAGAGACTTAGACTCTGAGTTAAATTCACTACCTGGCGATCTAACGAGCAGGTTTAGGTCCGAGTATTGGGTGAGTCCCGGGCTCGTTAAGCTCTGGATTATTAACGCCCGGCAAATTCTGTATACCCGCGGTTACAATACACGAAATTAGGCCATacgatagatagatagatactTTTTTCAGTAACTTTTTCTTCTTATCTCTTGAAACTCTAGGCTACTCATCGcgcattataataattagtggCAACGTGACTTTCCAACTTTGACTAAAATCTTCAGAAGCCTAAACACACAAAACATCTGGCTCTcactaaagaaaattttttaagtctaCTGCAATGCCGACTCACTTAATTTCTCATACCGATTCCCATTGTAAGACCaatctttttttcatatatatatatataagtactCGAACTTTTTTTCACACGACTTCATTTCCCTTCCAAGACAACAAATACCTCCGCTGTTTAtcttttaatcataaattaaatgacaacATAATGCGCTCTAAATTACTCATAAAATATGTtggtttctatttttttttgtttatttttaaaaaaaaaatttttatttccctacaaaaaataaattattatttatgaaacgGTAAAATTAACACTGACCTCACAGTAATTACATTCTTGgtttattttctctttaacTGGAGTACTCggcaattatatataatatgtattatatatatatatatataaatgattgGAGGTTTCTAATTGATTTATCTCacatcttttaaataaataaaagtatcgCGTCAATTGTATCGTCAGTGCAGAGTAGGGAGTAAAAACACTAAATTAGTCTATTTCTTCACGGAGGCTAGTGTAATTAAGTGTTTCTCTTTTGCTAGAAATCGAATAATCGCGGCATGAATAACAAGAAAACATTAAAACGTTAAGCGGTATGGCACTTTCCAACCTTATCTAGCACTAGCGGCTGCAAAAAACCTAGTCTTCAGCAATGCGATTTCGCATCACGCATTcacctaatatatatgtacgaatatatatatatatatatcgctGCTGAATCGACACCTCGCGTTCTCGCGTACGTAAACACGCCAACcgttactatttttattggcTGCATTCATAAAtccatatattaaatataataataataataaaaacaacaacaataacgaTATGGACAATAAATATACGATAGATATATACGCAGGATAAATGATAGAGTACAACACACGTGGTGTGAATGGTTTCTCGCGCACACGTGTGTGCTGATACGTGAAGCAGGCCGCACGCCCTATTTCCAACGCATCTCTTTTTTTAccaaacatttattaattcatatgggggggggggggggcaaaacggagtaccccgaaaattttttttttaatgttttgcttaattaattgagcatcactttgaatttttttcgttacgCTGAAAAGTCGTAAGTTAATTCAGAGTGACTGGAgttttggaatttaaaaaaaaatcacatcgCATACGGAATAAATAGGGAGTTTCTCTTTTCagcggagtgatttcggaggaATCTGGTTGTATTAAAATCCGCATTCACCCTGAGGCGAAGTTTTAATATCCAAATAAACTCTTCTTCGGAGTAAATTAACAGCCATCCGAATTCGCTCTGGATTAAATCCGGGTTcactccgctaattttttacagtgtaaactttttcaaaattctagTGTCAGcggaaaaatgttaatgacttattttatgatgaaagctcttgaaattttttttcttcgtttaaattacttatgaaaactttaattcaatcaaatttatttaatatccagaatttttttttcagtcttttTAGGCAATCCCCCATTTTGCccacaaagaattttttttttagcagcaactgaaaactttttcgatttactttgaatatcataaaaaaaaaaaaaaaatttagcataTTTGAGTTCTCGAAAACctagtatttccttaagtaccccgttttgcttCTCCCTCCCCTATATTTACGTGCGTCATTCAATATACATCGACTACTAACTCTTATGTGGATTAATGACCGTCTAGATCGTTAAATTCCTCAGTTTCATGCTAATCGATTTTTGATGATTAATAAAGTACTTTAGCGAACATTATAGTCGTAACAGTAGCCTATagctatatatttatgtataatccCGTCCGCCAAGAtagtaataatcataatatatatatatataaatataaatatacagcaTCCACATAGACTGAGGTATCGCAAATCCGAAAGTGTCGAATGACACAGACAGCGCACGATACGAGTAGTCCTGTTCTGGAGCAGCTCCGACTCAGCTTCAGTAGCAGCTTATGACGACGCGTAAGGCATGCTGAATTCATCGAGGTCGTTTTTGTGCGTTATTGAGAAACAACCGTGTCTACGGTGCATTCCTGCATCACCATCTCTTCacatattgattttaaatccGTCCTGATATTACGGCATTACACTACtccattattattacaatcccTGATTCTTTTGTGCCGTGTTTGCTCTCACAAGTCGCGTAACTCATTAATCGTAATCGCGAGTCTCAGTTATTAGTCATTTCTTTCATTTCTTTCATTACACTGTAAAACATTtccggagtgaaatttacttcgAAGGGAAATTtagttgaatatttaaacttcaaaTCTGATTCTAGTTTCCGAGTGAATTGAGATTAAAATAGAATCCAAATTCACTGCtgatttttcacagtgtacagtattaatattatttatttaatatacaacAGTAATATATATCTGACtgcttgtaatttattttccggAACTTTCAAACTATTCGAGTATAAACGATCAATAAAACATGTACAGGATATTACTGAAGCCATCGATAGACACTTGACATTTAATAACATCCGTTAAATCGATACATACTTgcacgtatatatatatttataattatataataccgTAGCGTAGGAGTGTAGGAGTAAATGATGAGTTTATGTGATGGTAAATGAATAAAAGAGACAAAAGTAAATGGGATTTTCCAGGTATTCGGTATAGTATGTTAGAGTTGTAGGCAGGTATCGCGGGTATGGCGAGTACCGGAGAGAAGGTAAATAGCTgcatagatattttaaaagtatagttGGTTAAAAGAACAATGGTGTAGTACCGAATGGTACCAGCACATACTATAAGAGCATCTTTCCGCTGGCAACCAAACACAATGCGTAATTTTTATGACTCAGGAAAAAAGGAGCCTGGTACTTGGAAGCCGCTTTCACGCCGGCGTTGTCTAGTCCATCCACTAGGATATCTAAGACAcacaatagtttttaaaaaaatagttatataaataagtatcgGATTGCGGAATGTGGCGCGGGTGTGATTAATCCTCGGGGTAATAATTTTTCGCGCCAGATATAAATACGTATCCCTTATACCTGTTATTAAATGCCCAGGTTGTGCACACAGTGCCGGCGGGTATTTCTGGGAAAACGTTTGCCGCGTGACGAGATGACGATGGGTGAGTCGGGTCTTTAGTTATGAAGGTCCATCAGCACAGCATCAGCACGTGGATAGGAGTAGGCGTCACGGTATCGAGGCGAGAAAAACCTcgtacttattatttttttttgttacttggTAATCGAGTGGGAgttgtttaaatattgaaaaatagcTTCGGCTGGTACAGACTAGTGTAAAGTAATACTTGGCGGGAGTTGTAGAGTAGAGGAAATTGTGGAAGTCGTCTGCGAACGTTAACCCGACGAGCCAACTCACTAGGTCCGTTAGTTGCTCACAATTAGACTTGGACTCTCTTCTTATTCttcttttctatatatatgtatatatatatatatatagacacacATTACAAGTAGTATTAGGCATTAGGTCTCGTTCTCAtgtctattattataaaagtattaaattattgatttattatttttacccaGTGATTTATAGTTtgtgtattaaattattatgtttagtataataatatataatatattaatacgtCTTATTCGGAGTGTAAGGATCTATCTTTGGATGACCTTACCAGGGGGTTAAGAAAGTCAAGGTTACGGCTAACGATTACATTAATTctacaataacaacaacagcaaTGAACGGATGGTCCATGAGAACTGGagaaacattttaattatctagGAATGCTGGCTGACCGATGTGTGTATGACGTAAACAAGTAGGTACGCAATCACCCGGTAAGTAATTGGGATGATATAATTATCCTCGAGATGTATACTGAGATACAGCccagcatcatcatcatcaacactTGTAGCCATGGAAAATACACGTATCGcgggaattaaaattaaaacttgcCGGAACAGCCGTGAGATTTAACGATTGTATCACTTGACATTTCACATCTTTGCtaaagaaaaaagaagaaaaaaaaaatatgcctTGAAAGAACACCCGAGCGACTGAAGAATtcagttatttatatttatttaaatttaaaaaaaaaaattaataacgcGCGTCATCGCGGTGTTAAGTCTGCGCTGGTATGGCGAGACGTTTGACACTTGAGCAAACCAACTATTTCTTTAAACTATTTTGTGTACGGGTGAGTCAAAGTGATAAATCATTAGATAAGACGGCGACGATTTGCAcgtggattttatttattatttttttttaattcttggtttaaaaaaaaatgtgagtaaaaaaaaaggtatttatAGGATGTACACAAACGAGGATTTATTCATCGGCAGTATCTATAACTCACGGTGAGCAGAAGGCTGCAAGCGATAGAAAGGTATTTACCTAATTGCGCAAAGACGCATGACTGGACTGGCGGTGTAAATTCTTGGGCGTTATCATCCACCGTCACGCCTTGGCCTTATTCTCatccttatttattttatacaaactATTTCACGTACGCAAAGACTACTATACACTAAATAAAGGTACTCTTTACAAGGTATACCTGTACCTAGGTCTTCTAAGTGTTGTCTGGTGTACGTACATTGCACATACACCATATGGTAATAACGTGGCCAACGGAAATGTCAACTTTTTAAAGATCGCAATCCAATATACGTgatgttgctgttgttgttgttgttgttgttgtcgtAGTCGTAGTCGTcgtttagtttatttaattctcttaTTGTGCCCCTGTTTCTTTAGCGGGGTTTCGCGTGTGAGACTATACCCCGATGCAGTGACGATTATACTCGTAAATCATGGACATGGGGCCAAAAGACGATTCAATGCGAGCCggtttcttattattattctttatccacttatatacatttatatatagatatatgtatggaTGTATAGACGAGAAGAGAGCTATTAATCGtagattattatgattaacaATTCGACGAAATTTCATCGGGatgaaatcaattattttttatttataacccCGTTTAGCCACCGATATATCttgttattaaattcttaatatttactcaaataaatcaacaagTAGTTGGATAAAGATTTATATCGGcgtattatcatcatcatcatcatcgtcagaaatatttaatttttttttcccaacgAAATATTTAATCGCGCTGAGCCAACCAGCTTACGATTACTGGGAAGAATCAATGTAaccccataaaaaaaatttataaaaaaaatatatataaaatatggatgaaaaatatattattgatagcttttggccgattttcgtatatattttaaatgtaaattaaatatattaaaaatatatcttagaatttataaaaaataagtgtataaaaaaaatatattaaatacatatttaaaattattataaaaaaataaattatatatttcatatattttttcatgagtTTGAATGTATAGTAGACATtagacaaattcaaaattattaattaataaggtaaataattgataaaataaaattaaaaaaaatgcatatttaaaaaatttaaaaattgataagtgaattttttaaaaatattattttttaaattatttactctatttatttataattttaaatttctctgatgtctgctacattcacacttatatttttttttattttcttactgatattttatatatatatttaaattacattaaaaatatgtaaaatatatacgtaaATGGCAAAAAGTTagctattaaatatatatttttatattttaacataaattttattaatgggGGTAAAAACTCATATTCAGTTACATATTTTCaatgaaagtaataaaaatttacaataacgACGATAATTTTCGGGATAATAACTTCCGGATATTTCTTTTCTCGCGATACCCGATTGACTTTATCGATTCGATTACATCGTTCCGCTTAATCGCGGGCGTTCAATTCAAAGAggattaatcaatcaatttaattatattttatcgagTTCTCACGCTTATACGCTCAGAAATATTCACATGGTCAAACTAATTTGTTACTTGGCTCCGggatttatttcatttattatcatcattatattTTCCGTTTCCATGTGCACATGGGTATCTCCCGTTTATAAGTAAGcaataaaaatcgaaaaactgATAAAAAGCGGTTGAAAAATAACGTTGGGAAATAGTTATTGGCGAATTAAATCAATGGGTTCACTTTCACTTCaggtaatattaatttaattgatataagCAAGAGCTCGATGActgttttcagattttttttttacctttatttatttttatttttaaaattgatcacGATGTCTTGAACAACTgcttcaatataaaaaaatattaaactggTTCTCGGGAATCGTTcaacttgaatttatttacgATTTAACGTTGATCCTCAAAGAATATTAACTACCattgaatcatttatttattatttattattttttaaaaaagattttaaaatattgacgaTGCGGATTGGAAAGTCAGTGAATTAATTTAGCAAACGAAATAAAACCTGAGAATTTAATGCCCGATTGACATTCACCGGTGAGGTGTCAGCTGCCATGAATAATATCTACTTAATAAGTCACGATGATGTTTTTATAATCATGCTCGCTAATAACTTTGCATTGTACTgcattaatagtaaaaaaaaaaaaaaaaatatgatgatgAATATTTGGTAAAATAGATGGAAtcttttaatcgtaaaatgaATCCATGTTTTctctgcaataaatttatcagttgcGGTACATGGAACTAGTAATCGGTGGTgctgctgatgatgatgattatgatgatgatggtgaagACAAGAGGCATGATCGAATGTTAATAGGAAAACATGAGGCTCTATTGGTTTAGCTCATAGAAAATAAATCTCTATAGACAGCAGCCCGATATTTTATCCCCGGTTTATGTACCCATGACGATATCTCTTGATGCTCGTTACCATTTTCCAGCCCATGCCGAGAGTAGTGTAGAGTAGAGACCAAATAAAATAGACCCAGCTATTCTGAGATTATCACAAGATAACAATCTCAAGAGGTGCAGCAGCCAGCAGTGGAATTATTGTTACGAGCTTCGGTAACATGGAAAGCAATTCTCGTGTCTACCCAGCAGCAGCATCACCATCATCCGCCATATAAATtctttatatcatttttaaaaactaatttccATCTAAAAAATATCCGTCCATGTGCgcatgtatatatctatatacatatagttCAAGAAGCAGGGTAGAgatctttattttattgcaaatcGAATCATATCTCAGGTGGAACAAGGAAATAATCTCACGATGGGAAATTCCCAAGATTGCCAATTGCCGTATTTCGTCTAGCCCATTGTTTAGTTCTTGTGTTCACTTTCTCAATATAATTCCTCTAGTGCACTGTCGCAACATAACTCTATTCGCGTGTAAAAATATCACCTGTCTGTCTGCTGATTAATGCTCCCAGATTCTCAACAATATCTGGAGATTATTTTACAACTCCTACTTGCCCGGTATgccagcaaaaaaaaaaaaaaaaaaaaaaaagaaaacaaaccAACAGCACATATCCAACTCCACCTTTCCCTGGTATCAATTCTGATACATATTTAGTGCCACTACGCACACACTCTCTGCTGGTATTATTACCCATATTATAGATACTAGAAAGTACATCGGTACTTTAGTCAGTGGATCgtggatttaaaataataaccagcAAACCGTTTATTGTAGTGTTCATCAGTAAGTGAATTACTGGTGGCTGAAACCTAGAAActg
Above is a window of Microplitis demolitor isolate Queensland-Clemson2020A chromosome 1, iyMicDemo2.1a, whole genome shotgun sequence DNA encoding:
- the LOC103568339 gene encoding 40S ribosomal protein S5 codes for the protein MDVEQYDDVVLSTVGAETVAPAPSAELPEIKLFGRWSCDEVQVSDLSLQDYIAVKEKNARYLPHSSRRDASKRFRKAQCPIVERLTNSLMMHGRNNGKKLLAVRIVKHALEIIHLLTGENPIQVLVTAIINSGPREDSTRIGRAGTVRRQAVDVSPLRRVNQAIWLLCTGAREASFRNIKTIAESLADELINAAKGSSNSYAIKKKDELERVAKSNR
- the LOC103568327 gene encoding NADH dehydrogenase [ubiquinone] 1 alpha subcomplex subunit 5, with translation MAGVLKKSTFLKGLEVAKTPHHSLTNIYTRILRVLAKFPSSSAYRISTEQIVKERAAIVKETPDVEALEKKIGCGQVEELIIQAENELLLARKMVVWQPWEPLTEEPPKDQWTWPPHK